In Arachis hypogaea cultivar Tifrunner chromosome 2, arahy.Tifrunner.gnm2.J5K5, whole genome shotgun sequence, a genomic segment contains:
- the LOC112759957 gene encoding probable xyloglucan endotransglucosylase/hydrolase protein 32, with amino-acid sequence MMKALLLFLFAISSSLFMEPCYSSSGYWPPSPGYWPSHKFRSMNFYKGFRNLWGPQHQALDNNNALTIWLDRTSGSGFKSVRPFRSGYFGASIKLHPGYTAGVITAFYLSNNEAHPGFHDEVDIEFLGTTFGKPYTLQTNVYIRGSGDGTIIGREMKFHLWFDPTKDFHHYAILWSPKEIIFLVDDVPIRRYPRKSAYTFPLRPMWVYGSIWDASSWATEDGKYKADYRYQPFVARYTNFKASGCSAYASRWCHPVSASPYRSGGLTRQQYWAMRWVQRHHMVYNYCQDPKRDHRLTPECWG; translated from the exons atgaTGAAGGCTCTACTATTATTTCTCTTTGCTATTTCTTCATCACTGTTTATGGAACCTTGTTATTCAAGCAGTGGATATTGGCCTCCTTCACCAGGATACTGGCCAAGTCACAAATTCAGGTCTATGAACTTTTACAAAGGATTTAGAAACCTTTGGGGTCCTCAACACCAAGCACTTGACAACAATAATGCATTAACAATTTGGCTTGATAGAACCTCAG GGAGTGGATTCAAATCAGTTCGTCCATTTAGATCAGGTTACTTTGGTGCTTCAATTAAGCTCCACCCTGGCTACACTGCAGGAGTTATAACAGCTTTCTAT CTTTCTAACAATGAAGCACACCCTGGGTTCCATGATGAAGTGGACATAGAGTTTCTTGGGACCACATTTGGAAAACCTTATACTTTACAAACAAATGTTTACATAAGAGGAAGTGGGGATGGAACGATTATAGGAAGAGAGATGAAGTTCCATTTGTGGTTTGATCCTACCAAAGATTTTCATCACTATGCTATTCTTTGGTCTCCTAAAGAAATCAT ATTCCTAGTGGATGATGTGCCAATAAGGAGGTACCCTAGAAAGAGTGCTTACACATTTCCACTAAGACCAATGTGGGTTTATGGTTCAATATGGGATGCATCATCATGGGCAACTGAAGATGGCAAGTACAAAGCTGATTATAGGTACCAACCTTTTGTTGCAAGGTACACAAATTTCAAGGCTAGTGGTTGCTCAGCCTATGCATCACGGTGGTGCCACCCAGTCTCAGCCTCACCATATAGGTCCGGTGGCTTGACCAGGCAACAATATTGGGCCATGAGGTGGGTCCAAAGACACCATATGGTTTATAACTATTGCCAAGACCCCAAAAGGGACCATAGATTAACACCTGAATGTTGgggttaa
- the LOC112759872 gene encoding ACT domain-containing protein ACR10-like isoform X1, with translation MGILHDDVVIFREAEKEGDPTVITVNCPDKTGLGSDLCRIILFFGLSIVRGDVSTDGKWCYIVLWVVGKENTRWSLLKKRLIGACPSCSSASGISYYSSDFHPPKPPHVFLLKFNCYDRKGLLHDVTEALCELELVIKKVKVSTTPDGKVMDLFFITDTRELMHTEKRKEDTKEYLRGALKDAIIDIDIELVGPAADICSPASSFLLAAITDEETIGNRTLIRSDEVTITMDNTLSPAHTLVQIMCQNHKGLIYDIMRTLKDYNIQICYGRFYVKERGKCDIDLFIITKGDGKKIVDPKKQHSLSSRLRTELLHPVRVGVHSRGPDTELLVANPVELSGKGRPLVFYDITLALKMLQTCIFSAEIGRHVIGDREWEVYRILLDEGGEGLSLPRNKIEEGVWKMLMGWE, from the exons ATGGGAATATTGCATGATGATGTAGTGATATTCAGGGAGGCAGAGAAAGAAGGAGATCCAACAGTGATAACAGTGAACTGTCCTGACAAAACTGGTCTTGGTTCTGATCTGTGTCGAATCATACTCTTCTTTGGTCTTAGCATTGTAAGAGGAG ATGTGTCAACAGATGGGAAATGGTGTTACATAGTATTGTGGGTGGTTGGGAAAGAGAATACAAGATGGAGTTTGTTGAAGAAGAGGCTAATTGGGGCATGCCCTTCTTGTTCCTCAGCTTCTGGAATCTCTTATTACTCTTCTGATTTCCATCCACCTAAGCCTCCTCATGTCTTTCTTCTCAAGTTTAATTGCTATGATCGCAAAGGCCTTTTACATG ATGTTACAGAGGCTCTATGTGAACTAGAGCTTGTCATAAAGAAAGTGAAGGTATCTACTACACCTGATGGCAAAGTCATGGATCTCTTTTTCATCACAGACACAAG agAACTTATGCATActgaaaagagaaaggaagataCCAAAGAATATTTAAGAGGAGCATTGAAGGATGCCATCATTGATATAGACATTGAATTGGTAGGGCCGGCGGCGGATATTTGCTCGCCGGCATCATCGTTTCTTCTGGCGGCAATCACCGATGAAGAAACGATTGGAAACAGAACGCTAATACGGTCGGATGAAGTGACTATTACTATGGACAACACTCTTAGTCCTGCTCATACCCTTGTTCAAATCATGTGCCAAAATCACAAAGGTCTTATCTATGATATCATGAGAACTCTTAAGGACTACAACATTCAAATTTGTTATGGTAGATTCTATGTTAAAGAGAGAGGAAAATGTGACATTGAtttgttcatcatcacaaaaggagATGGGAAGAAGATTGTAGATCCGAAGAAGCAGCATTCTTTGTCGTCCCGGCTTAGGACGGAGCTACTCCATCCGGTCAGAGTAGGCGTCCATAGCCGGGGACCCGACACTGAGCTTCTCGTTGCCAATCCTGTCGAGTTGTCCGGCAAGGGACGTCCTCTCGTCTTCTACGACATTACTCTTGCTCTCAAAATGCTTCAAACTTGCATTTTTTCG GCTGAAATCGGAAGACATGTGATCGGAGACAGggaatgggaggtatacagaatCTTACTTGATGAAGGAGGAGAAGGGTTATCTCTTCCGAGGAACAAGATTGAAGAAGGAGTTTGGAAAATGCTGATGGGTTGGGAGTGA
- the LOC112759941 gene encoding uncharacterized protein, with amino-acid sequence MVCLACLLPLFLVPIVNILPLLFDFIMGKVYRLFGWEYRKPERAPAACPYKPAAKRDTAKVEADTEPAQLEPIKPASVDVKQD; translated from the exons ATG GTTTGCTTGGCTTGTTTGTTGCCCCTGTTCCTCGTTCCCATCGTCAACATCCTCCCTCTCCTCTTCGATTTTATCATG gggAAAGTCTATAGGCTTTTTGGCTGGGAGTATAGGAAACCAGAGAGGGCTCCTGCAGCATGTCCATACAAGCCTGCAGCCAAGAGGGATACTGCTAAA GTTGAGGCAGATACTGAACCAGCTCAATTAGAACCTATTAAACCTGCAAGTGTAGATGTCAAGCAGGATTAA
- the LOC112759898 gene encoding uncharacterized protein, translating to MPLEISGEQPFGSEYSEKLESEHSLVGKTVGDINLPSPVLSMENHYSSSFNDSETVDAEEYTCELEALDDSNNNTAEDVLSFFEVSTMENPSVENQGDSAHSAGSSSINVDSLANLSLEEKAANFIQNGDLDPVEGILPPEDNNSMAHKGSSLTSQHVVPSETSNQLFGDEQMQHVDLTTNSDEDLDAEVSNVPNQSEINYLKFMLYQKELELSRLKEQIQKEKVDELFPRTMLKDMFFSFKFGSSLFFGCASVTITFEVLLLFSSSKKKVVS from the exons ATGCCTTTAGAAATTTCTGGTGAACAACCATTTGGGTCAGAGTATTCTGAAAAGTTGGAGAGTGAGCATAGTTTAGTGGGAAAAACAGTTGGAGACATAAACTTACCCTCCCCAGTTCTTTCCATGGAAAACCATTACAGTAGTTCATTTAATGATTCCGAGACTGTTGACGCTGAAGAGTACACGTGTGAATTAGAAGCTTTAGATGACAGCAATAACAATACTGCTGAAGATGTTCTCTCATTCTTTGAAGTTTCCACTATGGAAAACCCATCTGTTGAGAACCAAGGTGATTCAGCTCATTCTGCTGGGAGCAGTTCCATAAATGTAGACTCTTTGGCCAACTTGTCTTTGGAGGAAAAGGCTGCAAATTTTATTCAGAATGGAGATTTAGATCCAGTTGAAG GTATCCTTCCACCTGAAGACAATAATTCCATGGCACATAAAGGGAGCTCATTGACATCCCAGCATGTTGTTCCATCTGAAACATCGAATCAGCTCTTTGG GGATGAGCAGATGCAGCATGTGGATCTAACTACAAATTCTGATGAAGATTTGGATGCTGAG GTTTCAAACGTGCCAAATCAAAGCGAGATAAACTATCTCAAGTTCATGCTG TATCAGAAGGAGTTGGAGCTGTCTCGGCTGAAGGAACAGATCCAGAAGGAAAAGGTAGATGAGCTATTTCCGAGAACCATGCTAAAAgatatgtttttctcttttaagTTTGGATCAAGCTTGTTCTTTGGCTGCGCTTCTGTTACTATCACATTtgaagtattattattattttcttctagCAAAAAAAAAGTTGTTTCTTAA
- the LOC112759914 gene encoding large ribosomal subunit protein uL30y isoform X1: MAEMGEEVKAIIPESVLKKQKREEEWALKKKEELNAAKKKRAESRKLIYSRAKQYAKEYQEQEKELIQLKREAKLKGGFYVDPEAKLLFIIRIRGINAMDPKSRKILQLLRLRQIFNGVFLKVNKATVNMLHRVEPYVTYGYPNLKSVKELIYKRGFGKLNKQRIALTDNSIIEKALGQHGIICIEDLIHEIITVGPHFKEANNFLWPFKLKAPLGGLKKKRNHYVEGGDAGNRENYINELIRRMN; this comes from the exons atGGCAGAAATGGGTGAGGAGGTGAAAGCAATTATTCCCGAGTCTGTGCTTAAAAAGCAGAAGAGGGAGGAGGAATGGGCcttgaagaaaaaggaggagctTAATGCTGCAAAGAAGAAGAGAGCAGAGAGCCGAAAGCTCATTTACAGCAGGGCAAAGCAATATGCAAAGGAATACCAGGAGCAG GAAAAGGAGCTGATCCAATTGAAGCGGGAAGCAAAGCTGAAAGGTGGATTCTATGTTGATCCAGAGGCTAAGCTCCTGTTTATCATCCGCATCCGTGG TATCAATGCCATGGATCCCAAGTCAAGAAAGATCTTGCAGTTGTTGAGGTTGAGACAG ATCTTCAATGGTGTGTTCTTAAAAGTCAACAAGGCCACAGTGAACATGCTTCACAGGGTTGAGCCATATGTGACCTATGG ATACCCAAATCTGAAAAGTGTAAAAGAGCTTATTTACAAGAGGGGCTTTGGTAAGTTGAACAAGCAGAGAATTGCCCTAACCGACAACTCAATCATTGAGAAG GCACTGGGCCAACATGGAATCATCTGCATTGAAGATCTTATCCATGAGATCATAACAGTTGGACCCCATTTCAAGGAAGCAAACAACTTCCTTTGGCCATTTAAGCTCAAGGCTCCATTGGGTggcttgaagaagaagaggaaccaCTATGTTGAAGGAGGAGATGCCGGAAACAGGGAGAACTACATCAATGAGCTTATCAGGAGAATGAATTAG
- the LOC112759914 gene encoding large ribosomal subunit protein uL30w isoform X2, translating into MGEEVKAIIPESVLKKQKREEEWALKKKEELNAAKKKRAESRKLIYSRAKQYAKEYQEQEKELIQLKREAKLKGGFYVDPEAKLLFIIRIRGINAMDPKSRKILQLLRLRQIFNGVFLKVNKATVNMLHRVEPYVTYGYPNLKSVKELIYKRGFGKLNKQRIALTDNSIIEKALGQHGIICIEDLIHEIITVGPHFKEANNFLWPFKLKAPLGGLKKKRNHYVEGGDAGNRENYINELIRRMN; encoded by the exons ATGGGTGAGGAGGTGAAAGCAATTATTCCCGAGTCTGTGCTTAAAAAGCAGAAGAGGGAGGAGGAATGGGCcttgaagaaaaaggaggagctTAATGCTGCAAAGAAGAAGAGAGCAGAGAGCCGAAAGCTCATTTACAGCAGGGCAAAGCAATATGCAAAGGAATACCAGGAGCAG GAAAAGGAGCTGATCCAATTGAAGCGGGAAGCAAAGCTGAAAGGTGGATTCTATGTTGATCCAGAGGCTAAGCTCCTGTTTATCATCCGCATCCGTGG TATCAATGCCATGGATCCCAAGTCAAGAAAGATCTTGCAGTTGTTGAGGTTGAGACAG ATCTTCAATGGTGTGTTCTTAAAAGTCAACAAGGCCACAGTGAACATGCTTCACAGGGTTGAGCCATATGTGACCTATGG ATACCCAAATCTGAAAAGTGTAAAAGAGCTTATTTACAAGAGGGGCTTTGGTAAGTTGAACAAGCAGAGAATTGCCCTAACCGACAACTCAATCATTGAGAAG GCACTGGGCCAACATGGAATCATCTGCATTGAAGATCTTATCCATGAGATCATAACAGTTGGACCCCATTTCAAGGAAGCAAACAACTTCCTTTGGCCATTTAAGCTCAAGGCTCCATTGGGTggcttgaagaagaagaggaaccaCTATGTTGAAGGAGGAGATGCCGGAAACAGGGAGAACTACATCAATGAGCTTATCAGGAGAATGAATTAG
- the LOC112759872 gene encoding ACT domain-containing protein ACR10-like isoform X2: protein MGILHDDVVIFREAEKEGDPTVITVNCPDKTGLGSDLCRIILFFGLSIVRGDGKWCYIVLWVVGKENTRWSLLKKRLIGACPSCSSASGISYYSSDFHPPKPPHVFLLKFNCYDRKGLLHDVTEALCELELVIKKVKVSTTPDGKVMDLFFITDTRELMHTEKRKEDTKEYLRGALKDAIIDIDIELVGPAADICSPASSFLLAAITDEETIGNRTLIRSDEVTITMDNTLSPAHTLVQIMCQNHKGLIYDIMRTLKDYNIQICYGRFYVKERGKCDIDLFIITKGDGKKIVDPKKQHSLSSRLRTELLHPVRVGVHSRGPDTELLVANPVELSGKGRPLVFYDITLALKMLQTCIFSAEIGRHVIGDREWEVYRILLDEGGEGLSLPRNKIEEGVWKMLMGWE, encoded by the exons ATGGGAATATTGCATGATGATGTAGTGATATTCAGGGAGGCAGAGAAAGAAGGAGATCCAACAGTGATAACAGTGAACTGTCCTGACAAAACTGGTCTTGGTTCTGATCTGTGTCGAATCATACTCTTCTTTGGTCTTAGCATTGTAAGAGGAG ATGGGAAATGGTGTTACATAGTATTGTGGGTGGTTGGGAAAGAGAATACAAGATGGAGTTTGTTGAAGAAGAGGCTAATTGGGGCATGCCCTTCTTGTTCCTCAGCTTCTGGAATCTCTTATTACTCTTCTGATTTCCATCCACCTAAGCCTCCTCATGTCTTTCTTCTCAAGTTTAATTGCTATGATCGCAAAGGCCTTTTACATG ATGTTACAGAGGCTCTATGTGAACTAGAGCTTGTCATAAAGAAAGTGAAGGTATCTACTACACCTGATGGCAAAGTCATGGATCTCTTTTTCATCACAGACACAAG agAACTTATGCATActgaaaagagaaaggaagataCCAAAGAATATTTAAGAGGAGCATTGAAGGATGCCATCATTGATATAGACATTGAATTGGTAGGGCCGGCGGCGGATATTTGCTCGCCGGCATCATCGTTTCTTCTGGCGGCAATCACCGATGAAGAAACGATTGGAAACAGAACGCTAATACGGTCGGATGAAGTGACTATTACTATGGACAACACTCTTAGTCCTGCTCATACCCTTGTTCAAATCATGTGCCAAAATCACAAAGGTCTTATCTATGATATCATGAGAACTCTTAAGGACTACAACATTCAAATTTGTTATGGTAGATTCTATGTTAAAGAGAGAGGAAAATGTGACATTGAtttgttcatcatcacaaaaggagATGGGAAGAAGATTGTAGATCCGAAGAAGCAGCATTCTTTGTCGTCCCGGCTTAGGACGGAGCTACTCCATCCGGTCAGAGTAGGCGTCCATAGCCGGGGACCCGACACTGAGCTTCTCGTTGCCAATCCTGTCGAGTTGTCCGGCAAGGGACGTCCTCTCGTCTTCTACGACATTACTCTTGCTCTCAAAATGCTTCAAACTTGCATTTTTTCG GCTGAAATCGGAAGACATGTGATCGGAGACAGggaatgggaggtatacagaatCTTACTTGATGAAGGAGGAGAAGGGTTATCTCTTCCGAGGAACAAGATTGAAGAAGGAGTTTGGAAAATGCTGATGGGTTGGGAGTGA
- the LOC112730079 gene encoding uncharacterized protein, whose product MDDNNGEAKRMEEGLNGSIVIDHDEKDKTVISHEKDQGTMKQKTKRIATLDAFRGFTIVVMILVDDAGGAYPEIDHSPWNGCTLADFVMPFFLFIVGVAIALAFKRVPKVKYAVKKIFIRTLKLLFWGILLQGGYSHAPDDLSYGVDMKFIRWCGILQRIGLVFCVVALIETFSSKIRPTTLNPGHLSIFTAYRWQWFGGFVAFLIYMVTTFSLYVPNWSFVDYNEENPKRHTVICGMRGDLGAACNAVGYVDRQVWGINHLYSHPVWSRLKACTLSSPSEGHFRKDAPTWCRAPFEPEGLLSSISAILSGTIGVHYGHVLIHFKRHSERLKQWISMGFVLLILGIILHLTHAIPINKQLYSFSYVCFTAGAAGIVSSAFYILIDVWGFRTPFLFLEWIGMNAMLVFVMAAQSIFPGFVNGWYFKDQDNTLVNWIQEHVFNNVWHSERLGTLLYVIFAEITFWGLVAGIFHKLGIYWKL is encoded by the exons ATGGATGATAATAATGGAGAAGCAAAGAGAATGGAAGAAGGTTTGAATGGCTCTATTGTTATTGATCATGATGAAAAGGACAAAACGGTCATTTCTCATGAGAAAGATCAAGGAACAatgaaacagaaaacaaagagAATCGCAACACTTGATGCATTTAGAGGTTTCACTATCGTG GTGATGATATTGGTTGATGATGCTGGTGGGGCTTATCCAGAAATTGATCACTCACCTTGGAATGGATGCACATTGGCTGATTTTGTTAtgcctttctttcttttcattgttGGAGTTGCCATAGCTCTTGCTTTCAAG AGAGTCCCTAAGGTTAAATATGCTGTGAAGAAGATATTCATTAGAACATTGAAACTTCTCTTCTGGGGTATACTTTTGCAAG GTGGATACTCTCATGCCCCTGATGACCTTTCATATGGGGTTGACATGAAATTTATTAGATGGTGTGGCATTCTTCAG AGAATAGGCCTTGTATTCTGTGTTGTTGCTCTAATAGAGACATTTAGTTCCAAGATTAGACCAACCACCCTAAATCCTGGACATCTATCCATTTTTACTGCCTATAGATGGCAATG GTTTGGAGGATTTGTTGCATTTCTGATTTACATGGTCACAACATTCAGCCTCTATGTTCCAAATTGGAGTTTTGTGGACTATAATGAGGAAAACCCAAAGAGACATACA GTAATATGTGGCATGAGAGGAGACTTAGGAGCAGCATGTAATGCAGTTGGCTATGTGGACAGACAAGTTTGGGGGATTAACCATCTTTACTCTCACCCTGTTTGGTCACGCTTGAAG GCATGCACATTAAGTTCTCCAAGTGAGGGGCATTTTCGTAAAGATGCTCCAACTTGGTGTCGTGCTCCCTTTGAACCTGAGGGCCTGTTGAG TTCCATATCAGCTATCCTGTCTGGCACCATTGGCGTCCACTATGGTCATGTCTTGATTCACTTCAAG AGGCATTCAGAGAGGTTAAAGCAATGGATCTCAATGGGGTTTGTGTTACTAATCCTTGGCATCATCCTTCATTTAACACATG CTATCCCAATCAACAAGCAACTATACAGCTTCAGCTATGTTTGTTTCACAGCTGGGGCAGCAGGAATTGTATCCTCTGCATTCTACATACTG ATTGATGTTTGGGGATTTAGAACGCCATTCTTGTTCTTGGAATGGATAGGAATGAATGCAATGCTTGTGTTTGTTATGGCTGCTCAGAGCATCTTCCCAGGCTTTGTTAATGGATGGTATTTTAAGGATCAAGATAACACACTA GTAAATTGGATCCAAGAGCATGTGTTTAACAATGTTTGGCACTCAGAGAGATTGGGTACTCTATTATATGTCATCTTTGCTGAAATCACTTTCTGGGGTTTGGTTGCTGGCATCTTCCACAAATTAGGAATATATTGGAAACTCTAG